One window of the Spea bombifrons isolate aSpeBom1 chromosome 8, aSpeBom1.2.pri, whole genome shotgun sequence genome contains the following:
- the ECH1 gene encoding delta(3,5)-Delta(2,4)-dienoyl-CoA isomerase, mitochondrial, whose amino-acid sequence MAAAAVRGLLRRDLRGAVLAVRGMASGAESAKYQYETLKVTAEGDHVLHVEINRPEKRNAMNKSFWREMVVCFRAIAEDANCRVAVISGAGKMFTSGIDLMDLGSDFIRPQDTDPARVAWEIRKKISEYQESFSIIEKCPKPVIAAVHGGCIGGGVDLVSACDIRYCAQDAWFQVKEVDIGLAADVGTLQRLPQIIGSRSLVNELALTARKMMSDEAQSSGFVSRVFPDKASLLQGAFDLAAEIASKSPIAVQGTKVNLLYSRDHSVEESLNYMACWNMSMLQSEDLLKSAQAAMERKPLKEVTFSKL is encoded by the exons ATGGCTGCAGCAGCGGTGAGGGGGCTCCTGAGGAGAG ATCTCCGCGGAGCTGTCCTGGCAGTCCGGGGCATGGCGTCCGGGGCAGAATCAGCCAAGTATCAATACGAGACGCTGAAAGTCACAGCGGAAGGAGATCACGTCCTACACGTGGAGATAAACCGCCCCGAGAAACGAAATGCCATGAATAAGAGCTTCTGGAG GGAGATGGTCGTTTGCTTTCGCGCCATCGCAGAGGATGCTAATTGTAGAGTGGCCGTGATTTCTGGCGCCGGGAAGATGTTCACATCTG GAATCGATTTGATGGATTTGGGGAGTGACTTCATACGTCCGCAGGACACCGATCCGGCCAGAGTCGCCTGGGAGATCCGAAAGAAGATATCGGAGTACCAGGAGTCCTTCTCCATCATCGAAAAA TGCCCAAAGCCTGTGATCGCCGCGGTACACGGAGGCTGCATTGGAGGAG GAGTGGATCTTGTCTCTGCGTGTGACATCCGCTACTGCGCGCAGGATGCCTGGTTCCAAGTTAAG GAGGTGGACATCGGTCTGGCGGCTGATGTCGGGACGCTACAGAGACTTCCGCAGATCATTGGAAGCAGAAG CCTGGTTAACGAACTGGCCTTAACCGCTCGAAAGATGATGTCGGATGAAGCCCAAAGCAGCGGATTTGTCAG CCGTGTTTTCCCCGATAAGGCcagcctgctccagggtgcgtTTGACCTGGCCGCTGAAATCGCCAGTAAGAGCCCCATCGCCGTTCAGGGAACTAAAGTGAACCTGCTGTATTCCCGAGACCACTCGGTGGAGGAGAGTCTGAACTACATG GCGTGTTGGAACATGAGCATGTTGCAGTCCGAAGATCTGCTGAAATCCGCCCAGGCCGCCATGGAGAGAAAACCGCTAAAAGAAGTGACATTTTCAAAGTTATAG
- the LOC128503789 gene encoding ADP-ribosylation factor 6-like has product MGQMLSRVFGNKEMRILMLGLDAAGKTTILYKLKLGQSVTTIPTVGFNVETVTYKNVKFNVWDVGGQDKIRPLWRHYYTGTQGLIFVVDCADRDRIDEARQELHRIINDREMRDAIILIFANKQDLVDAMKPHEIQEKLGLTRIRDRNWYVQPSCANTGEGLYEGLMWLTSNYKS; this is encoded by the coding sequence ATGGGGCAGATGCTATCCAGGGTGTTCGGGAACAAGGAGATGCGGATTTTGATGTTGGGTCTGGACGCCGCCGGGAAGACCACCATTCTCTACAAGCTGAAGCTGGGCCAGTCCGTGACCACCATCCCCACCGTGGGCTTCAACGTGGAGACCGTCACCTACAAGAACGTCAAGTTCAACGTGTGGGACGTCGGCGGCCAGGACAAGATCCGTCCTCTGTGGCGGCACTACTACACGGGCACGCAGGGACTGATCTTCGTGGTGGACTGTGCCGACCGGGACCGCATCGACGAGGCGAGGCAGGAGCTCCACCGCATCATCAACGACCGCGAGATGCGGGACGCCATCATCCTCATCTTCGCCAACAAACAGGACCTAGTGGACGCCATGAAACCCCACGAGATCCAGGAAAAGCTGGGGCTGACCCGCATCAGAGACAGGAACTGGTACGTGCAGCCCTCGTGCGCCAACACCGGGGAGGGACTGTACGAGGGCCTCATGTGGCTCACCTCAAATTACAAATCCTAA
- the HNRNPL gene encoding heterogeneous nuclear ribonucleoprotein L isoform X2: MAAAAAVGGRSAYYGTEGGRAPKRQKTEGNDDNVAAAAEGYDDPHKTPASPVVHVRGLIDGVVEADLAEALQEFGTISYVVVMPKKRQALVEFEDILGACNAVNYAADNQIYVAGHPAFVNYSTSQKISRPVDSGDDSRGVNNVLLFTILNPIYSITTDVLYTICNPCGPVQRIVIFRKNGVQAMVEFDSVQSAQRAKASLNGADIYSGCCTLKIEYAKPTRLNVFKNDQDTWDYTNPSLSGQGGPHGGYHGHYHEEAYGPPPPHYEGRRMGPPPVGAPRRGGPSRYGPQYGHPPPPPPEYGPHADSPVLMVYGLDPVKMNCDRVFNVFCLYGNVEKVKFMKSKPGAAMVEMADEYSVDRALTHLNNNFMFGQKLSVCVSKQQSIVPGQSYCLEDGSSSFKAFSGSRNNRFTSPEQAAKNRIQQPSNVLHFFNAPPEVTEQNFLEISDELGVKKPSSVKIFSGKSERSSSGLLEWESKSDALETLSLFNHYQMKNPNGPYPYTLKLCFSTAQHAS; this comes from the exons ATGGCGGCGGCTGCAGCGGTGGGAGGAAGATCAGCTTATTACGGGACAGAGGGCGGCCGGGCCCCCAAGCGACAGAAAACCGAAGGAAACGACGACAACGTGGCGGCCGCAGCG GAAGGATACGATGACCCTCACAAGACCCCGGCGTCCCCGGTGGTCCATGTGAGGGGGCTGATTGACGGGGTGGTGGAGGCAGATCTCGCGGAAGCCCTGCAGGAGTTCGGCACCATCAG CTACGTGGTGGTGATGCCCAAGAAGCGCCAGGCGCTCGTCGAGTTCGAGGACATCCTGGGCGCCTGTAACGCCGTCAACTACGCTGCCGACAACCAGATCTACGTGGCGGGTCACCCGGCCTTCGTCAACTACTCCACCAGCCAGAAGATCTCGCGGCCGGTGGACTCGGGAGACGATTCCCGGGGAGTCAACAACGTGCTGCTCTTCACCATCCTGAACCCCATTTATTCCATCACTACG GACGTTCTGTACACTATCTGTAACCCGTGCGGACCGGTCCAGCGCATCGTCATCTTCCGGAAGAACGGCGTCCAGGCCATGGTGGA GTTCGATTCCGTGCAAAGCGCCCAGCGTGCCAAGGCCTCTCTGAACGGGGCGGACATCTACTCTGGCTGCTGTACCCTGAAAATCGAGTACGCCAAG CCAACCCGACTGAACGTCTTTAAGAACGACCAAGACACCTGGGACTACACCAACCCCTCGCTGAGCGGACAAG gTGGCCCTCATGGAGGATACCATGGACATTATCACGAGGAGGCATatggccccccacccccacattATGAGGGCCGCAGAATGGGTCCACCACCTGTTGGGGCGCCCCGAAGGGGTGGGCCAAGCCGCTATGGGCCGCAATATGGACACCCTCCGCCGCCTCCTCCTGAATACGGCCCGCACGCAGATAGCCCCGTGCTGATGGTGTACGGGCTGGACCCCGTTAAAATGAACTGCGACCGCGTCTTCAACGTCTTCTGTCTGTACGGCAACGTGGAGAAG GTGAAGTTCATGAAGAGCAAGCCTGGGGCAGCTATGGTGGAGATGGCAGACGAGTACTCTGTGGACCGGGCCCTCACCCACCTCAACAACAACTTCATGTTTGGCCAGAAGCTGAGCGTTTG CGTGTCCAAGCAGCAGTCCATCGTGCCGGGTCAGTCCTACTGCCTGGAGGACGGCTCCAGCAGCTTCAAGGCTTTCAGCGGCTCCCGAAATAATCGATTCACGTCCCCGGAGCAGGCGGCCAAAAACCGCATCCAGCAGCCCAGCAACGTTCTCCATTTCTTCAACGCCCCTCCGGAGGTGACCGAGCAGAACTTCCTGGAG ATCAGCGACGAGCTGGGGGTGAAGAAGCCGTCGTCCGTCAAGATCTTTTCTGGAAAGA GTGAGCGGAGCTCCTCGGGGTTATTGGAGTGGGAGTCTAAGAGCGACGCGCTGGAGACCCTCAGCCTCTTCAATCACTACCAGATGAAGAATCCCA ACGGCCCGTACCCGTACACCCTGAAACTGTGCTTCTCCACCGCCCAGCATGCATCCTAA
- the HNRNPL gene encoding heterogeneous nuclear ribonucleoprotein L isoform X1 gives MAAAAAVGGRSAYYGTEGGRAPKRQKTEGNDDNVAAAAEGYDDPHKTPASPVVHVRGLIDGVVEADLAEALQEFGTISYVVVMPKKRQALVEFEDILGACNAVNYAADNQIYVAGHPAFVNYSTSQKISRPVDSGDDSRGVNNVLLFTILNPIYSITTDVLYTICNPCGPVQRIVIFRKNGVQAMVEFDSVQSAQRAKASLNGADIYSGCCTLKIEYAKPTRLNVFKNDQDTWDYTNPSLSGQGDPAGNPSKRQRNPPLLGDHPAEYGGPHGGYHGHYHEEAYGPPPPHYEGRRMGPPPVGAPRRGGPSRYGPQYGHPPPPPPEYGPHADSPVLMVYGLDPVKMNCDRVFNVFCLYGNVEKVKFMKSKPGAAMVEMADEYSVDRALTHLNNNFMFGQKLSVCVSKQQSIVPGQSYCLEDGSSSFKAFSGSRNNRFTSPEQAAKNRIQQPSNVLHFFNAPPEVTEQNFLEISDELGVKKPSSVKIFSGKSERSSSGLLEWESKSDALETLSLFNHYQMKNPNGPYPYTLKLCFSTAQHAS, from the exons ATGGCGGCGGCTGCAGCGGTGGGAGGAAGATCAGCTTATTACGGGACAGAGGGCGGCCGGGCCCCCAAGCGACAGAAAACCGAAGGAAACGACGACAACGTGGCGGCCGCAGCG GAAGGATACGATGACCCTCACAAGACCCCGGCGTCCCCGGTGGTCCATGTGAGGGGGCTGATTGACGGGGTGGTGGAGGCAGATCTCGCGGAAGCCCTGCAGGAGTTCGGCACCATCAG CTACGTGGTGGTGATGCCCAAGAAGCGCCAGGCGCTCGTCGAGTTCGAGGACATCCTGGGCGCCTGTAACGCCGTCAACTACGCTGCCGACAACCAGATCTACGTGGCGGGTCACCCGGCCTTCGTCAACTACTCCACCAGCCAGAAGATCTCGCGGCCGGTGGACTCGGGAGACGATTCCCGGGGAGTCAACAACGTGCTGCTCTTCACCATCCTGAACCCCATTTATTCCATCACTACG GACGTTCTGTACACTATCTGTAACCCGTGCGGACCGGTCCAGCGCATCGTCATCTTCCGGAAGAACGGCGTCCAGGCCATGGTGGA GTTCGATTCCGTGCAAAGCGCCCAGCGTGCCAAGGCCTCTCTGAACGGGGCGGACATCTACTCTGGCTGCTGTACCCTGAAAATCGAGTACGCCAAG CCAACCCGACTGAACGTCTTTAAGAACGACCAAGACACCTGGGACTACACCAACCCCTCGCTGAGCGGACAAG GGGATCCGGCGGGAAACCCCAGCAAACGGCAGAGGAATCCACCGCTTCTAGGAGATCATCCGGCTGAATATG gTGGCCCTCATGGAGGATACCATGGACATTATCACGAGGAGGCATatggccccccacccccacattATGAGGGCCGCAGAATGGGTCCACCACCTGTTGGGGCGCCCCGAAGGGGTGGGCCAAGCCGCTATGGGCCGCAATATGGACACCCTCCGCCGCCTCCTCCTGAATACGGCCCGCACGCAGATAGCCCCGTGCTGATGGTGTACGGGCTGGACCCCGTTAAAATGAACTGCGACCGCGTCTTCAACGTCTTCTGTCTGTACGGCAACGTGGAGAAG GTGAAGTTCATGAAGAGCAAGCCTGGGGCAGCTATGGTGGAGATGGCAGACGAGTACTCTGTGGACCGGGCCCTCACCCACCTCAACAACAACTTCATGTTTGGCCAGAAGCTGAGCGTTTG CGTGTCCAAGCAGCAGTCCATCGTGCCGGGTCAGTCCTACTGCCTGGAGGACGGCTCCAGCAGCTTCAAGGCTTTCAGCGGCTCCCGAAATAATCGATTCACGTCCCCGGAGCAGGCGGCCAAAAACCGCATCCAGCAGCCCAGCAACGTTCTCCATTTCTTCAACGCCCCTCCGGAGGTGACCGAGCAGAACTTCCTGGAG ATCAGCGACGAGCTGGGGGTGAAGAAGCCGTCGTCCGTCAAGATCTTTTCTGGAAAGA GTGAGCGGAGCTCCTCGGGGTTATTGGAGTGGGAGTCTAAGAGCGACGCGCTGGAGACCCTCAGCCTCTTCAATCACTACCAGATGAAGAATCCCA ACGGCCCGTACCCGTACACCCTGAAACTGTGCTTCTCCACCGCCCAGCATGCATCCTAA